The DNA window GAGCGCTCACAGGAACTCCGGCGACGTCGGCCGACCTTTTCCGGCCGCGACCCGCCGAGGAACACAGGAGTCGACGTGCGACGAACTCGTGGCCTCCAACGACGCGGCCACCACGGGCGCAGGCCGTGAGCGCGCCCGCGCCGGACGGGGCTGCGCCCGGCCCGGCCGAGAGCCAGGGGCCCAGGCCGCCGAACATGCGGGACGTCGCCCGCCGGGCGGGCGTCTCGCACCAGACCGTCTCCCGAGTGCTGAACGATGCTTCCGCTGTCCGGACGGACACGCGGGACCGTGTCCTCAGCGCGATCGAGGAGCTCGGCTACCGGCGCAACTCGGCCGCACGCGCGCTCGTCACGCGCCGGTCGCGCACCTTCGGGGTCATCACCATGCCGGCGACCCTCTACGGCCCGGCGAGCACGCTGCACGCGATCGAGCTGGCGGCCCAGGAAGCGGGCTACTTCGTGCGGGTCGCCACCGTCAGCAGCTTCGAGCGGCATGCGCTGAGCGAGGCGCTGCGCTGGCTCGAGGACGGGCCCGTCGAGGGGCTCGTCGTCCTCGCCCCGCTGCTCGGGGCGGCGGCCGAGCTGCGCGGGCTCTGGGACGACGTCCCGGTGGTCTTCGTCGAGGGCGCGACCTCGTCCGGCGTGGCCTCGGTCAGCGTCGACCAGGTGGCCGGGGCCGGCGACGTGACGCGGCACCTGCTCGAGCGGAGCGGCAGGGAGCCCGTCTGGCACGTCGCGGGGCCGACGGACTGGGTGGAGGCGCAGCAGCGCGTGATCGGGTGGAGTGCCGCCCACGCGGAGGCCGGGATCGACCCGCCTGCGCCGCTGCCCGGCACCTGGAGCCCTTCGTCGGGCTACGCGGCCGGGCTCAGCCTCGCCCGTCGCCGCGACGTGCGGGCCGTCTTCGTGGCCAACGACCGCATGGCGCTCGGCCTGCTGCGCGCGTTCTCCGAGTCCGGGGTCCGGGTGCCGGACGACGTCCTGGTCGCCGGGTACG is part of the Motilibacter aurantiacus genome and encodes:
- a CDS encoding LacI family DNA-binding transcriptional regulator is translated as MRDVARRAGVSHQTVSRVLNDASAVRTDTRDRVLSAIEELGYRRNSAARALVTRRSRTFGVITMPATLYGPASTLHAIELAAQEAGYFVRVATVSSFERHALSEALRWLEDGPVEGLVVLAPLLGAAAELRGLWDDVPVVFVEGATSSGVASVSVDQVAGAGDVTRHLLERSGREPVWHVAGPTDWVEAQQRVIGWSAAHAEAGIDPPAPLPGTWSPSSGYAAGLSLARRRDVRAVFVANDRMALGLLRAFSESGVRVPDDVLVAGYDDVPEAAFYSPPLTSVRQDFAGVGRHSIGSLVRQLEGPGTTAAAAVLPPTLVVRQSSEATPRPRRRATVAVPGTGRRLVLPEQVSPAGRAPDGHDLATPP